The window TCCTTAGTTTCCTGACTAGCTTCGGATTGACCTTGTTCTTGTTTTAATAAGGTCACGATTTCTGCCAAGTATTGTTCGCTCTTGGGCGTTGTCTTTTCTTTATCCTGCCGCAACCGCATTTTCCCTAAAATTTTCACTATAATGAAAACCACGAACGCAATAATAAAGAAGTTGATAACCGCGTTGAGAAATACCCCGTACCGGAAAGTGGCGCCTCCTACTTTAAAGGAAAGAGAAGAAAGATCAATGTTGCCGATGAATAACCCGATTAAGGGGTTCAAAATGTTTTTAACTAAAGAACTCACAATCCCCGTAAAGGCCGAACCGATGATAACCCCGACGGCCATGTCAATGACGTTCCCCTTGGAGATGAAAGCTTTAAATTCTTTAATCATGTGCACTGCTCCTTTCTTGTTACTACATTAATTACTTACCTAAACTGCTCACAATTGTCATTAATGTCACAATTACCTAGTTTTTTACAATTTAGGAATTAAGCCGCATCCGGGATTCGAACCCGGAGTCTTTTCCTTACCATGGAAGTGCTCTACCTATTGAGCTAAAGCGGCACCAACATTTTAACATAATCACAGCTTTTAATTGCAAATAATTTAGTTAATGACTAAAATAATGTAAAGTTAATTAAGGGAGGGATAGACATGGCCGACATGGATAAGTTTAAAAAAGATGCTACTGAAACTTTTGACAAAGTAAAAGATGGCACCAAAGATGTGATTGACGACACTAAAAAAGGTGCTAAGGATGTCTTTGTTAAAGTAAAAGACGTAACCAAGGATGTTGTTAATGACGCCAAAAAGGATAGCAAAAAAATCGTTGATAAAGCAAAAGACAAACATGACAAGTAATCTTTTATTAATTAAGAACCTATAATTGCAGGTTCTTTTTTTATTAACTAAAAAAGGCACCTTCGAATTGCTTCGAAAGTGCCTTTACTGCGCGTGGCAACGTCCTATCCTCGCAGGGGGCGATCCCCCAACTACTTTTGGCGTGCTAAAGCTTAACTGCTGTGTTCGGCATGGGAACAGGTGTATCCTTTAGGCTATCGCCACCACACTCTGAGTGAACTTCGTTCCCTCAAAACTAGCTAATATTATTTCCTTCCGATTCTACCATTGTACTTTCCTTGGTTAAGTCCTCGACTGATTAGTATTAGTCCGCTGCACGTATCGCTACGCTTCCACTTCTAACCTATCGACCTGATCATCTTTCAGGAGTCTTACTTCCATATAGGAATGGGAAATCTCATCTTGAGGCGAGTTTCACACTTAGATGCTTTCAGCGTTTATCTCATCCATACATAGCTACTCAGCGGTGCGCCTGGCGGCGCAACTGATACACCAGCGGTATGTCCATCCCGGTCCTCTCGTACTAGGGACAGCTCCTCTCAAATTTC of the Fructilactobacillus cliffordii genome contains:
- the mscL gene encoding large-conductance mechanosensitive channel protein MscL; protein product: MIKEFKAFISKGNVIDMAVGVIIGSAFTGIVSSLVKNILNPLIGLFIGNIDLSSLSFKVGGATFRYGVFLNAVINFFIIAFVVFIIVKILGKMRLRQDKEKTTPKSEQYLAEIVTLLKQEQGQSEASQETKETK